In one Solanum dulcamara chromosome 1, daSolDulc1.2, whole genome shotgun sequence genomic region, the following are encoded:
- the LOC129900223 gene encoding eukaryotic peptide chain release factor subunit 1-3-like, translating into MADGQENDKNIEIWKMKKLIKALESARGNGTSMISLIIPPGDQISRITKMLAEEYGTASNIKSRVNRQSVLGAITSAQQRLKLYNKVPPNGLVLYTGTIMTEDGKEKKVTFDLTPFKPINASLYLCDNKFHTGPLGELLESDEKFGFIVMDGNGTLFGTLSGNTREILHKFTVDLPKKHGRGGQSALRFARLRMEKRHNYVRKTAELATQFFINPATSQPNVSGLILAGSADFKTELSQSDMFDPRLQAKILNVVDVSYGGENGFSQAIELSAEILSNVKFIQEKRLIGKFFEEISQDTGKYVFGVDDTIKALEMGAVETLVVWENLDINRYVLKNSVSNEIVIKHLNKDQEADQSNFKDTENSAELEVQDKMPLLEWFANEYKTFGCSLEFVTNRSQEGSQFCRGFGGIGGILRYQLDMRSFDEPSDEDEYFEDSD; encoded by the coding sequence ATGGCAGATGGCCAAGAAAATGACAAGAATAttgaaatatggaaaatgaAAAAGTTAATCAAAGCCCTTGAATCTGCAAGAGGAAATGGTACCAGTATGATCTCTCTTATTATTCCTCCTGGTGATCAGATATCTAGGATTACCAAGATGTTGGCGGAAGAATATGGTACTGCATCAAATATTAAGAGCAGAGTAAATCGTCAGTCTGTTCTTGGTGCAATAACGTCTGCCCAGCAGAGGCTTAAACTGTATAATAAGGTACCTCCTAATGGTTTGGTCCTTTATACTGGAACTATAATGACTGAAGATgggaaggaaaagaaggtaacCTTTGACCTTACACCTTTTAAGCCCATAAACGCATCTCTGTACCTATGTGACAACAAGTTTCACACGGGACCTCTGGGTGAGCTTTTGGAATCAGATGAGAAGTTTGGTTTCATCGTCATGGATGGTAATGGCACTCTTTTTGGGACCTTAAGTGGCAACACTAGGGAAATCCTTCATAAATTCACTGTCGACCTTCCCAAGAAGCATGGAAGAGGAGGTCAATCAGCTCTTCGATTTGCTCGTCTTCGAATGGAGAAACGCCATAACTATGTGAGGAAGACGGCAGAGCTTGCTACTCAGTTCTTCATTAATCCAGCCACTAGTCAGCCAAATGTATCTGGACTAATACTTGCTGGGTCAGCTGATTTCAAGACGGAGCTGAGCCAGTCTGATATGTTTGATCCACGTTTACAGGCAAAGATACTTAATGTGGTTGATGTGTCCTATGGTGGGGAAAATGGATTCAGTCAGGCCATTGAGCTATCTGCTGAGATTCTCTCAAATGTGAAGTTCATACAAGAAAAACGCTTGATAGGAAAATTCTTTGAGGAAATCAGTCAAGATACTGGAAAGTATGTATTTGGTGTGGATGACACAATAAAAGCTCTGGAGATGGGAGCTGTTGAAACTCTTGTTGTTTGGGAAAATCTTGATATAAACCGTTATGTGCTGAAAAATAGTGTTTCCAATGAGATTGTCATTAAGCACCTAAACAAGGACCAAGAGGCTGATCAAAGTAACTTCAAGGATACTGAAAATTCAGCTGAATTGGAGGTCCAGGACAAAATGCCGCTATTGGAGTGGTTTGCCAATGAGTACAAAACCTTTGGTTGTTCACTGGAGTTTGTCACTAACAGGTCTCAAGAGGGGT